In Fusarium oxysporum Fo47 chromosome XII, complete sequence, one DNA window encodes the following:
- a CDS encoding heterokaryon incompatibility protein-domain-containing protein, with amino-acid sequence MLVLLIGTENLWQLKRPQLCTESTVLSYAASAARRWLDICINEHPRSHNPRCSPPVDSILPKRVLDLGQDDSPTVTLKETRNDERGHYICLSYCWGPNPFISTTIENMEQHKKGIGISDLPKAFRDAIEITRALKLQYLWIDALCIIQQHGEGGKAGAAHADWNEEFSKMSDIYYNSYLTLAPLWANSVEDGLFSNQPQGVPLEGLVKMHKMKHFPRKATPEHALPDFPLLTRGWVYQERILSPRTLYFGRQELLWECLYGRTCECGYATYRLQEVDKGEFHDHIKETPSRNLDTKLDLLWREMVIQYSHLRLTYSSDKLPALSGLAEAIRRKTGHEYLAGLWRDTLLLDMCWFSTSNELQDRQWRAPSWSWASVNGSIEYEQYLYCWPYLSSNNFRTWARVLEAKCSLKGASATGQFTDGFITLECSMLSAVYRDGELHIDDKRLTWKPDRTHFVQELQTVFIIPLLTLVEGLQNMHKGLHALVVQRSNTNLNQMERIGLISNPSSSPAYTYLVSGSVTVEEVHII; translated from the coding sequence ATGCTTGTGCTGTTGATAGGCACTGAAAACCTGTGGCAACTAAAGAGGCCGCAGCTGTGTACAGAGTCAACAGTTCTCTCATATGCGGCTTCTGCTGCTCGTCGCTGGCTGGATATATGCATCAACGAACACCCACGGTCTCATAATCCACGATGTAGCCCCCCTGTCGATTCCATTCTTCCCAAGCGGGTGCTTGACCTGGGGCAAGACGATTCTCCCACCGTCACTCTCAAAGAAACGCGGAACGACGAAAGAGGGCACTACATCTGTCTTTCGTATTGCTGGGGACCTAATCCTTTCATCTCAACAACGATCGAAAATATGGAGCAGCACAAAAAAGGAATCGGCATCAGCGACTTGCCGAAAGCTTTCAGAGACGCTATCGAAATCACTCGCGCACTAAAATTGCAGTACCTATGGATCGATGCACTATGCATCATACAACAACATGGCGAAGGCGGTAAGGCGGGTGCTGCCCATGCCGACTGGAACGAAGAATTCAGCAAAATGTCGGATATTTACTACAACTCATACTTGACCTTGGCTCCTTTGTGGGCCAACTCAGTCGAAGATGGTCTTTTTAGCAATCAGCCTCAAGGCGTACCTTTGGAGGGGTTGGTGAAGATGCATAAAATGAAGCATTTCCCTCGCAAAGCAACCCCAGAACACGCCCTTCCAGACTTTCCCTTATTAACAAGAGGATGGGTATATCAGGAGAGGATTCTATCCCCTCGCACACTGTACTTTGGTCGCCAGGAACTTCTTTGGGAGTGCCTGTATGGTCGTACATGCGAATGCGGCTACGCGACCTACAGGCTTCAAGAGGTTGACAAGGGTGAATTCCATGATCATATCAAAGAGACTCCTTCTCGGAACTTAGATACGAAACTGGATCTTCTCTGGCGAGAAATGGTCATACAATACTCCCACCTGCGACTGACGTACAGTTCAGATAAGCTACCTGCTTTGTCTGGGCTGGCGGAAGCGATACGTCGAAAGACTGGGCACGAATATCTGGCAGGGCTGTGGAGAGATACTCTACTCCTTGACATGTGCTGGTTCAGTACGTCAAACGAGCTGCAAGATAGGCAATGGCGAGCACCGAGCTGGTCTTGGGCATCTGTCAATGGATCAATAGAATACGAGCAGTATTTGTATTGCTGGCCATATCTTTCATCCAACAATTTTAGAACCTGGGCTCGAGTGCTAGAAGCAAAGTGCTCTTTGAAGGGTGCTTCTGCTACGGGTCAGTTCACAGATGGTTTTATCACACTGGAATGCTCAATGCTCAGCGCTGTCTACAGGGATGGTGAACTGCACATCGATGACAAGAGGCTAACCTGGAAGCCTGACAGAACTCATTTCGTCCAGGAACTACAAACAGTGTTTATTATTCCATTATTGACACTCGTTGAGGGACTACAGAATATGCACAAAGGACTTCACGCTCTTGTAGTTCAAAGGAGCAATACAAACCTAAACCAGATGGAACGTATTGGACTGATAAGTAACCCCAGCTCTTCCCCAGCCTATACATATTTGGTATCTGGGAGTGTCACTGTAGAGGAAGTCCACATTATATGA
- a CDS encoding concanavalin A-like lectin/glucanase domain-containing protein, whose translation MHIASYVSVAFTVLGLAAASPKGCTTKRSPEPKLEDGHYIVDRATKFANKKVWTFNGKSLPEGLYSSDYPVGKTHVFTPSGVKVRNGYLELTVPGGQKSKPYKAAEVATEIENIKYASVRTTAILSEPAGVCNGMFFYQSDSQETDIEWLSDPKSESNYDGIRRLWFTNQDNDSDGEPSHKPVLPPSNPTTTEHEYRIDWTKGLVQFYVDGVKQWSTKKDVPNVPGPWIWNNWSNGDKGWSAGPPKQNAVFKIKKIEMYYNTA comes from the exons ATGCATATCGCGTCCTACGTCTCCGTCGCGTTCACAGTGCTTGGCCTGGCGGCTGCCTCGCCTAAGGGATGCACTACGAAGCGATCCCCAGAGCCAAAGTTGGAGGACGGTCATTACATCGTCGACCGCGCGACAAAGttcgccaacaagaaggTTTGGACCTTCAATGGCAAGAGTCTTCCTGAGGGTCTTTACTCGAGCGACTATCCCGTTGGAAAGACCCACGTTTTCACACCATCTGGCGTCAAAGTCCGCAATGGATATCTTGAGTTGACGGTCCCTGGCGGCCAGAAGTCCAAGCCCtacaaggctgctgaggttGCAACTGAGATTGAGAACATCAAGTACGCTTCTGTCCGAACGACAGCTATTCTTAGCGAGCCTGCAGGTGTTTGCAACG GAATGTTCTTCTACCAATCCGACAGCCAAGAGACCGACATCGAGTGGCTCTCCGACCCAAAGTCCGAGTCCAACTACGACGGCATTCGTAGACTATGGTTCACGAACCAAGACAACGACAGCGACGGCGAGCCTTCTCACAAGCCTGTCCTTCCTCCTTCAAACCCTACTACTACCGAGCACGAATACCGAATTGACTGGACCAAGGGTCTTGTTCAGTTTTATGTTGATGGCGTTAAGCAGTGGTCTACCAAGAAGGATGTTCCCAACGTGCCTGGACCTTGGATCTGGAATAACTGGTCCAATGGTGATAAGGGCTGGAGCGCTGGACCTCCCAAGCAGAATGCTGTGTTTAAGATTAAGAAGATTGAGATGTACTACAACACTGCTTAG
- a CDS encoding S-adenosyl-L-methionine-dependent methyltransferase: MTAQIEAEPALDVGNDTESNFSADSETESTASITSSIFENKYFQGRTYANPKYGKHWAPNDEKQLEALDLIHHWLTLMLDDKLFLPPIGDNPQKILDIGTGTGIWAINVADEYPSANVIATDITPTQPSFVPPNVEFQIDDAQLEWTFDPESFDFIHIRYLQGTIGDWDRLYGQMYKALKPGGWFQHIEPDLQMLSQNPEIKVDDEHIFTRWAKVFTQVGETIGCTFDFSNGKLSTLAKDAGFVSVTPQTHKIPIGRWPKDKKKKELGTFVGLSFSQALDGFVKLPLCEILKWSPEEMQLFAAEMRKILMNPKTQAFGHVFSVYGQKPERPKESSPAAE; encoded by the exons ATGACGGCTCAAATTGAAGCT GAACCTGCGTTGGATGTGGGGAACGACACTGAGAGTAACTTTAGTGCTGATAG TGAAACGGAGTCAACGGCCTCGATTACGTCGAGTATTTTCGAGAATAAGTACTTTCAGGGAAGAACTTATGCCAATCCCAAATATGGAAAGCATTG GGCTCCCAACGACGAAAAACAACTCGAAGCACTTGATCTCAT CCATCATTGGTTGACATTGATGCTCGACGACAAActctttcttcctcccatTGGCGACAACCCTCAG AAAATCCTCGACATCGGTACGGGAACTGGTATCTGGGCCATAAACGTAGCAGATGAATACCCATCAGCCAACGTTATTGCTACAGATATCACTCCAACCCAACCAAGCTTTGTCCCCCCAAACGTTGAGTTTCAGATCGATGATGCTCAACTCGAGTGGACCTTTGATCCTGAATCCTTTGACTTTATCCACATTCGATATCTCCAGGGTACTATTGGTGACTGGGATAGGTTGTATGGTCAGATGTACAAGGCTCTCAAGCCAGGTGGTTGGTTCCAGCATATCGAGCCTGATCTTCAGATGCTTTCTCAAAACCCAGAGATCAAGGTCGACGACGAGCA CATCTTCACGCGCTGGGCAAAAGTCTTCACCCAAGTCGGTGAAACCATTGGCTGCACGTTCGACTTCTCCAACGGCAAACTGTCAACCCTTGCTAAAGACGCAGGGTTCGTATCCGTAACTCCCCAAACGCACAAGATCCCCATTGGACGCTGGccaaaagacaagaagaagaaagagctGGGAACTTTCGTGGGACTGTCGTTTAGCCAGGCTCTCGATGGTTTCGTCAAGTTACCGCTTTGCGAGATTCTCAAGTGGTCTCCCGAGGAGATGCAGCTCTTCGCGGCAGAGATGAGAAAGATTCTTATGAATCCTAAGACGCAGGCTTTTGGTCATGT GTTCAGTGTCTATGGGCAGAAGCCTGAGAGGCCGAAGGAGAGTAGTCCAGCAGCGGAGTAG
- a CDS encoding Alpha/Beta hydrolase protein, producing the protein MPDDKITLEAAHRRFKEPLPKLTAIKCSVIAYALRAFIVVANYGLSLKEKIVTPANAPTLTKTYACRPKLSIRIFFPKTFDKTTEEKLPTVFTIHGGGFVMGDPRDDDHFNYTFANMHSVLVVALNYSKSPHVHFPTPTYDLEALVLAVLADSSLPIDHDRVAIMGSSAGGNLALSVSLLPSMCGSGDGVRRIKTAVPMYAVVDMSVRREYKIQTRQWKPSFGGFRAKTTDMLFPLSPVFEAAYSVPGQDHHDPLLNPIYADKDQLPPNLFFLACELDMLAGESWRMICGLTGREIGDETVGRETIGPKGELILDDERYSFETKTKEGSYRWLLIPDQIHAYDKYENLVKLHGDKELSKDAELKLVEAQKVIGKWLFEGPFA; encoded by the exons ATGCCAGATGACAAAATCACCCTGGAGGCAGCCCATCGGCGCTTCAAAGAGCCGCTTCCCAAGCTAACCGCCATCAAATGTTCAGTCATAGCCTATGCGCTACGAGCATTTATCGTCGTTGCGAATTATGGCCTTTCACTGAAAGAAAAGATCGTCACACCTGCCAACGCGCCGACTCTTACCAAAACATATGCGTGCCGACCGAAGTTATCCATAAG AATATTCTTTCCCAAAACCTTTGACAAAACCACTGAAGAAAAGCTTCCTACGGTCTTTACCATCCACGGCGGCGGTTTCGTCATGGGCGATCCTCGTGATGACGACCACTTCAACTACACATTCGCCAACATGCACTCTGTTCTCGTCGTCGCGCTGAACTACTCCAAATCACCGCATGTACACTTCCCAACCCCAACTTACGACCTCGAAGCGCTTGTCTTGGCAGTTCTCGCCGACTCATCGCTACCAATTGACCATGACCGCGTTGCAATCATGGGTTCCTCCGCTGGCGGAAACCTAGCACTCTCTGTATCCCTACTCCCGAGCATGTGCGGCAGTGGCGATGGCGTGCGCCGTATCAAGACTGCTGTGCCTATGTATGCAGTGGTCGATATGTCTGTGAGGCGAGAGTACAAGATACAGACTCGGCAGTGGAAACCTTCGTTTGGAGGGTTTCGAGCAAAGACGACGGATATGCTGTTTCCGCTTTCGCCTGTTTTTGAAGCTGCGTACTCTGTACCtggtcaagatcatcacGATCCATTGTTGAATCCTATTTACGCCGATAAAGATCAACTCCCGCCTAATTTGTTCTTCCTCGCGTGCGAGCTTGACATGCTGGCAGGAGAATCATGGAGAATGATCTGTGGACTGACGGGTCGTGAGATTGGAGATGAAACTGTGGGAAGAGAGACTATTGGGCCTAAAGGGGAGTTGATACTGGATGATGAGAGGTATTCGTTTGAGACGAAGACGAAAGAAGGAAGTTATAGATGGCTGTTGATTCCGGATCAGATTCATGCGTATGATAAGTATGAGAATCTAGTGAAGCTTCATGGGGATAAAGAGCTGTCGAAGGACGCTGAGTTGAAGTTGGTAGAGGCTCAGAAGGTGATTGGGAAGTGGTTGTTTGAAGGGCCGTTTGCTTGA
- a CDS encoding uncharacterized protein (expressed protein) — MKRIRKHACQTSINTHPSHAPEGKTTAGVEIIKQTISIQQLHEATTAILADRARGPKGYSL, encoded by the coding sequence ATGAAAAGAATAAGAAAACACGCCTGTCAGACGTCCATCAACACCCACCCCAGCCACGCGCCCGAAGGCAAGACCACAGCTGGggtcgagatcatcaagcaAACCATCTCTATACAGCAGCTGCACGAGGCAACCACCGCCATCCTTGCGGACAGAGCGAGAGGACCAAAAGGGTATTCACTCTAG
- a CDS encoding Nitroreductase-like protein, which yields MSLILKNIMPQAFGCRDHIQDDNKPAMSSEQTFQRHEIQSARNAVAGTILDRHSTRAFCTGQAVPMSVVEDCFSIAQHAPSSTNIQPWRVTVASGEPLKRLSAALIAAFENKEELKIDAIPESYNHYRSELGHHVYGPNGYNIARGDTEAMTKTLIDNFNFYNAPVVAVISIDKDLKKGDVLSVGIYLQTLLLLLTEKGLGTQVSAAPTGYPDIIKRELGIDENLDILCTVGIGFENKSQHINSLKMPRDDWKQSVRFVME from the coding sequence ATGTCTCTTATactcaagaacatcatgcCCCAAGCTTTCGGCTGCAGAGATCACATCCAAGACGACAACAAGCCCGCCATGTCTTCAGAACAAACCTTCCAGCGTCATGAGATCCAATCAGCTCGCAATGCTGTAGCTGGAACTATTCTCGACAGACATAGTACTCGTGCATTTTGTACTGGTCAAGCTGTTCCCatgtctgttgttgaggatTGTTTCAGTATTGCTCAGCATGCGCCTTCTTCAACGAATATCCAGCCGTGGAGAGTGACTGTCGCATCTGGTGAGCCGCTGAAGCGCTTGTCTGCTGCGCTTATtgctgcatttgagaataAAGAGGAGCTCAAGATTGATGCTATACCTGAGTCGTATAACCACTATCGCTCGGAACTGGGACATCACGTCTATGGACCAAATGGATACAACATTGCTCGCGGAGATACAGAGGCAATGACAAAAACTCTCATCGACAACTTTAACTTCTACAACGCGCCAGTCGTCGCTGTTATTTCTATTGATAAAGACCTTAAAAAAGGCGATGTTCTGTCAGTGGGTATTTATCTGCAGACACTTCTTTTACTGTTGACGGAGAAGGGATTGGGCACGCAAGTTTCTGCTGCGCCAACTGGATACCCGGACATTATCAAGAGGGAACTGGGTATTGATGAGAACTTGGATATTCTTTGCACGGTTGGGATTGGGTTTGAGAATAAGTCACAGCATATTAATTCGCTTAAGATGCCAAGGGATGACTGGAAGCAGAGTGTCAGATTTGTGATGGAATAG
- a CDS encoding AhpC/TSA antioxidant enzyme-domain-containing protein — protein sequence MDNSCEIPQGKEISSGQVNDDLPTVEALKVADGIEVLDGKGEKHTFKSIYSGPELPRRVLVVFVRHFFCCSCVSYTSFLAKKATPEKLNEINTEIVIIGHGDPRTVDMYRIDTGCEFPIYTDPSEELYKTLGMIQTWEEGPPSKYIPVSSFWNAWLSMKNAFWKLLEGYPVWNWGTTNQQGGEFLFVGEGEDKKVTWCHRMRNSRDHTDTDDILEVLGLNK from the exons ATGGACAACTCGTGTGAGATCCCTCAAGGGAAGGAGATTTCCAGCGGCCAAGTCAACGATGACCTGCCGACTGTTGAGGCACTAAAGGTCGCCGATGGAATTGAGGTCCTTGATGGCAAGGGAGAGAAGCATACCTTCAAGAGCATCTACAGCGGACCTGAATTACCCCGTCGAgttcttgttgtctttgttcGCCATTTCTTCTGCTGC TCATGCGTGAGCTACACCAGCTTTCTTGCCAAAAAAGCAACTCCAGAAAAGCTAAACGAGATCAACACCGAGATTGTGATAATAGGTCACGGAGATCCTAGAACAGTTGACATGTATCGCATAGACACGGGCTGCGAATTTCCCATCTACACTGATCCTTCTGAAGAGCTTTACAAGACGCTGGGCATGATTCAGACTTGGGAAGAGGGGCCTCCGAGTAAGTATATTCCGGTGTCGTCTTTTTGGAATGCGTGGTTGTCCATGAAGAATGCGTTTTGGAAGTTACTCGAGGGATATCCCGTGTGGAACTGGGGAACCACGAATCAACAGGGCGGAGAGTTCTTGTTTGTTGGGGAGGGAGAGGATAAGAAAGTGACGTGGTGTCATCGGATGAGGAATTCGAGGGATCATACGGATACTGATGATATTTTGGAGGTGTTGGGACTCAACaagtga